In a genomic window of Mycolicibacillus parakoreensis:
- a CDS encoding DUF1028 domain-containing protein, giving the protein MTYSVLLHDPATGGFGVAVQSHYLAVGAVVPWAQAGVGAVATQAVPDRGYGPRGLAALDAGSGAAAALRTLVAADDVRDLRQVAMIDASGATAVHTGARCLPAAGHRTGDGWCVQGNMLTSEAVLEAMAAAVAAPDHDDPARRLWAALRAGEDAGGDLRGCQSAALVVVSGVRGPAPHDQVLVDLRVDDSADPITDLARLLERHDGAAAVGAAFGLVIDGAAQLPARLVDAVTAGTRAVEPMLGADNPEAPLWRAVLLARSGRITEAHTEYRAAVARQPRLRDVGLRLAAAGLLPQAAAAALCGPA; this is encoded by the coding sequence ATGACCTACTCGGTGTTGCTGCACGACCCGGCCACCGGCGGGTTCGGGGTGGCGGTGCAGTCGCACTACCTGGCGGTGGGCGCCGTGGTGCCGTGGGCGCAGGCCGGGGTCGGCGCGGTGGCGACCCAGGCGGTCCCCGACCGCGGCTACGGGCCGCGCGGCCTGGCGGCGCTGGACGCCGGCAGCGGGGCCGCTGCGGCGCTGCGCACGCTGGTCGCCGCCGACGACGTCCGCGACCTGCGCCAGGTGGCGATGATCGACGCCTCCGGCGCCACCGCGGTGCACACCGGGGCGCGGTGCCTGCCGGCCGCCGGCCACCGCACCGGCGACGGCTGGTGCGTGCAGGGCAACATGTTGACCTCCGAGGCGGTGCTCGAGGCGATGGCGGCCGCGGTGGCCGCCCCCGACCACGACGACCCGGCCCGGCGCCTGTGGGCGGCGCTGCGCGCCGGTGAGGACGCCGGGGGCGATCTGCGCGGATGCCAGTCGGCTGCGCTGGTGGTGGTCAGCGGGGTGCGCGGGCCGGCGCCGCACGATCAGGTGCTGGTGGATCTGCGCGTCGACGACAGCGCCGACCCGATCACCGATCTGGCCCGGCTGCTGGAGCGCCACGATGGTGCCGCCGCGGTGGGGGCCGCGTTCGGGCTGGTCATCGACGGGGCCGCGCAGTTGCCGGCCCGCCTCGTCGACGCGGTCACCGCCGGCACCCGCGCCGTCGAGCCGATGCTGGGCGCCGACAACCCCGAGGCCCCGCTCTGGCGGGCCGTGCTGCTGGCCCGCTCGGGGCGAATCACCGAGGCGCACACCGAGTACCGCGCCGCGGTGGCCCGCCAGCCGCGGCTGCGCGATGTGGGCCTGCGCCTGGCCGCGGCGGGATTGCTGCCGCAGGCCGCGGCCGCCGCGCTCTGCGGTCCGGCCTAA
- a CDS encoding RNA-guided endonuclease InsQ/TnpB family protein has translation MLRNHRLARAISDAGWAEFARQLHYKQAWRGGQVIEADRWYPSSQLRSTCGDRRTDLTLAERVFTCPQGHTLDGDTNAAVNLARWGQTHHDPPRSPDPQAGGRATNARRPDGSDQHPSRAGETSLVDAGTDVHAAPAA, from the coding sequence ATGCTGCGCAACCACCGACTCGCCCGCGCCATCTCCGACGCCGGCTGGGCCGAATTCGCCCGCCAACTGCACTACAAACAGGCATGGCGCGGCGGCCAGGTCATCGAGGCCGACCGCTGGTATCCCTCCAGCCAACTCCGCTCGACCTGCGGTGACCGGCGCACCGACCTGACCCTGGCTGAGCGGGTATTCACCTGCCCACAAGGTCACACCCTAGATGGTGACACCAACGCTGCGGTCAACCTGGCCCGGTGGGGCCAAACCCATCATGACCCACCACGATCCCCGGACCCCCAAGCAGGAGGCCGGGCCACCAACGCCCGCCGACCGGACGGCTCTGACCAGCACCCTTCGCGTGCCGGTGAAACCAGCCTGGTTGACGCGGGAACTGACGTTCACGCCGCACCAGCAGCCTGA